Proteins from a single region of Tepidimicrobium xylanilyticum:
- a CDS encoding NAD(P)H-dependent oxidoreductase encodes MDNRKEEILKAHRFRFACKEFDENKKVPKEDLEFILEVGRLSPSSFGFEPWKFLVVESEELKEKILPVAWGVQRQMSTLSYLVIILARKKKDMIYSSDYIRYMVKDVHKFPDDMAKLRLERYKSFQENDFKLLQNNRYIFDWAVMQTYIPLGNMMTAAAQIGIDTCPIEGFNREKLEEILESEGVINSEQFGVACMLAFGYRKEDPKRPKTRKPMEEVVEWIY; translated from the coding sequence ATGGATAATAGAAAGGAAGAGATTTTAAAGGCTCATCGGTTTAGATTTGCTTGTAAGGAGTTTGATGAGAACAAAAAAGTGCCAAAAGAGGATTTGGAATTCATATTAGAAGTTGGAAGGTTGTCCCCAAGTTCCTTTGGTTTTGAGCCGTGGAAATTTTTGGTTGTAGAAAGTGAAGAATTAAAGGAGAAAATCTTGCCAGTAGCTTGGGGTGTACAGCGACAAATGTCAACACTAAGCTATTTAGTTATAATATTAGCTCGAAAGAAGAAGGATATGATATATAGTTCAGATTACATAAGATATATGGTAAAAGATGTGCACAAATTCCCTGATGATATGGCGAAATTAAGGCTTGAAAGGTATAAGAGCTTTCAAGAAAATGACTTCAAACTTCTTCAAAACAATAGATATATATTTGACTGGGCTGTTATGCAAACCTATATTCCCCTAGGAAACATGATGACAGCAGCAGCTCAAATTGGCATAGATACATGTCCTATTGAAGGGTTTAATAGGGAAAAGCTGGAGGAAATATTGGAAAGTGAAGGGGTAATTAATAGCGAACAGTTTGGAGTTGCATGCATGCTGGCATTTGGATACAGGAAGGAAGACCCAAAAAGACCTAAGACTAGAAAACCTATGGAAGAAGTGGTAGAATGGATATATTAG
- a CDS encoding tryptophan transporter — protein MKLRKNILTTLLLAIGFILHQITPGILGGMKFDFLLIFMIVSLLLNPKFENVIFTGLLAGLLSAMTTSFPGGQLPNIIDKMVACLILFVIIKFFYQFKNNSIVVGVIGGIGTFISGTVFLGSARLMVGLPVPMNVLMRAVVLPTTLINGIGIVFIYGLVRRAIKLSGITSC, from the coding sequence ATGAAGTTAAGAAAAAATATTCTTACAACATTACTATTAGCCATCGGTTTTATTTTGCATCAAATTACACCAGGCATATTAGGTGGTATGAAATTTGATTTTCTTCTTATTTTTATGATAGTTTCCCTTTTATTGAATCCCAAATTTGAAAATGTTATATTTACGGGATTATTAGCAGGATTACTTTCTGCAATGACAACTAGCTTTCCGGGAGGTCAACTACCCAATATAATTGATAAAATGGTTGCATGCTTAATCCTGTTTGTTATAATTAAGTTTTTTTATCAGTTTAAAAACAACTCCATTGTGGTGGGGGTAATTGGAGGTATAGGAACTTTTATAAGCGGAACGGTCTTTTTAGGGTCAGCTAGGCTTATGGTAGGTTTGCCTGTTCCCATGAATGTGTTGATGAGAGCTGTAGTGCTTCCTACTACTTTAATAAATGGGATAGGGATAGTGTTTATCTACGGATTGGTAAGAAGGGCTATAAAATTATCGGGAATTACTTCCTGTTAG
- a CDS encoding CBS domain-containing protein — protein MEIREIMKSPVIAVFPDETVGKALEIMYRENINGMPVLDKDGNLVGIVVRADIYRFLIDPGHYKSCPVEWVMTKEVVKAYAHEDIKLVAKRLRERDVIALPVMEGDKVVGIVSIEDFVDHFIGISQ, from the coding sequence ATGGAAATCAGAGAAATTATGAAGTCACCAGTAATAGCAGTGTTTCCAGATGAAACAGTGGGTAAGGCCTTAGAGATTATGTATAGGGAAAATATCAATGGGATGCCTGTACTAGACAAAGATGGAAATTTAGTAGGCATAGTGGTTAGGGCAGATATATATAGGTTTTTGATTGATCCTGGCCATTACAAGTCCTGCCCTGTAGAGTGGGTCATGACAAAGGAGGTCGTTAAAGCCTATGCACATGAAGATATTAAGCTTGTGGCTAAAAGGCTTAGAGAAAGGGATGTTATTGCCTTGCCTGTAATGGAAGGGGATAAGGTTGTTGGCATAGTGTCTATTGAAGATTTTGTAGACCATTTCATTGGGATTTCCCAATAA
- the rocF gene encoding arginase, translating into MDISLIGVPIMYGCDRQGAQYGPDKLRQKGIIETIKKHENNIYDLGNLYIPYIPEMDKLTFHDTIKYLKPIVYINTNLAHCVYSALTSNSFPLVIGGDHSLGLGSISGSSKFHKELGVIWIDAHGDINTHETSPSKNAHGMPLGAALGKGDSSLVNLYFYGTKVKPENTFIIGARDLDEGEIKLAKELELNLYTMDTIKKSGLKSIIEDVIDKIKNSNIDGIHLSFDIDVLDKSLVPGTGTPVKNGFNIEEAKMILKSLLDTKMIKSMDLVELNPLLDENDTTSNLCIELVDFIFEHI; encoded by the coding sequence ATGGATATTAGTTTAATTGGAGTGCCTATCATGTATGGTTGTGATCGACAAGGTGCTCAGTATGGACCTGACAAATTGAGACAGAAGGGTATAATAGAAACAATAAAAAAACATGAAAATAATATCTACGATCTTGGTAATCTTTACATTCCTTATATCCCAGAAATGGACAAGTTGACTTTTCATGATACAATCAAGTATTTAAAACCCATAGTTTATATAAATACAAATCTTGCTCATTGTGTTTATAGTGCTTTAACTTCTAATAGCTTCCCTTTAGTAATTGGCGGAGACCATTCCTTAGGTTTAGGTAGTATCTCAGGTTCTAGCAAATTCCATAAAGAATTAGGAGTAATATGGATAGATGCTCACGGAGACATTAATACCCATGAAACATCTCCATCTAAAAACGCCCATGGCATGCCATTAGGTGCTGCTTTAGGAAAAGGTGACTCCTCTTTAGTTAACCTCTATTTTTATGGAACTAAAGTAAAACCTGAAAATACATTCATTATTGGCGCCAGAGACTTGGACGAAGGTGAAATTAAACTAGCTAAAGAACTAGAACTAAATCTATATACTATGGATACCATAAAAAAATCTGGCTTAAAATCCATCATTGAAGATGTAATAGATAAGATAAAAAATTCCAATATCGACGGAATCCATTTAAGCTTCGATATAGATGTATTGGATAAAAGCTTAGTTCCTGGCACAGGAACGCCCGTCAAAAATGGATTTAACATAGAAGAAGCTAAGATGATACTCAAGAGTCTATTAGATACTAAGATGATAAAGTCAATGGATTTAGTAGAGTTAAATCCTTTACTAGATGAAAACGATACCACGTCAAATCTTTGTATCGAACTAGTAGATTTTATATTTGAACATATTTAG
- a CDS encoding radical SAM protein: MGGFYYYPEKSYQVNKEGESKEYKLTSDANGNIIVPDELKRRLGLKDRAELKVVVHKDRIELFPNIHSLSKVYIEPTTLCNLTCQTCVRNTWKEPIGEMSLDTFDNLVEQLKDFQDLEAVMFGGFGEPTYHKKILYMIGRIKSLGINVEMTTNGTLLDEDMVKGLFANKLDTLWVSIDGVDEGIFENIRKGASYKSVTENLQLIKSINEKSRHKIKVGIAFVVMKENVNSLGNLHKLAHKVGANMISISNVLPYSRDMADQMLCNFVASSYDSRSLPPLAISLPLIDLNQYTKEPLFRLLSYNYNVSIITNQIGTETSKCKFIKERCTFIRWDGMVSPCMALLHFNSTYSYISTPYFKRNVTAYTLGNVNESKLIDIWNSEEYKSFRNKVDDYEFSPCHACASCELNKENKEDCFGNTFPTCGGCLWGQGVIQCP; this comes from the coding sequence ATGGGTGGATTTTATTATTATCCTGAAAAGAGTTATCAGGTTAATAAGGAAGGAGAAAGTAAAGAATACAAACTAACATCTGATGCAAATGGAAACATCATTGTTCCAGATGAGTTGAAAAGAAGGTTGGGTTTAAAAGATAGGGCAGAATTAAAAGTAGTTGTTCATAAGGATAGGATTGAGCTATTTCCTAATATCCATAGCCTTTCCAAAGTATATATTGAACCTACAACACTATGCAACCTAACATGCCAAACTTGTGTAAGAAATACTTGGAAGGAACCAATTGGGGAAATGAGCCTGGATACTTTTGATAATCTTGTTGAACAGCTTAAGGATTTTCAAGATTTAGAAGCCGTAATGTTTGGAGGCTTTGGGGAGCCAACTTATCATAAGAAAATCTTATACATGATTGGTCGAATCAAATCACTTGGCATCAATGTTGAAATGACTACAAATGGAACATTGTTGGATGAAGATATGGTTAAGGGATTATTTGCAAACAAACTGGATACCTTGTGGGTGTCAATTGACGGGGTTGATGAAGGCATTTTTGAAAATATCAGAAAAGGTGCAAGTTATAAAAGTGTGACTGAAAATCTTCAATTAATAAAATCAATAAATGAAAAAAGTCGCCATAAAATTAAAGTTGGAATTGCCTTTGTTGTTATGAAAGAAAATGTTAATAGTTTGGGAAATTTGCACAAGCTAGCTCATAAAGTTGGTGCCAACATGATTTCTATAAGCAATGTTTTGCCTTACAGTAGAGATATGGCAGACCAAATGCTGTGCAATTTTGTAGCATCATCATATGATTCTAGAAGTTTACCACCTTTGGCCATCAGCCTACCCTTAATCGACCTTAATCAATATACTAAGGAACCCTTATTTAGATTATTAAGCTATAATTATAATGTTTCAATAATTACCAATCAGATTGGAACAGAAACTTCCAAGTGTAAATTTATTAAGGAAAGGTGTACATTTATCAGATGGGATGGTATGGTTTCTCCATGTATGGCTCTACTTCATTTTAACAGCACCTATTCGTATATTAGCACCCCATATTTTAAAAGAAATGTTACAGCTTATACGTTGGGTAATGTAAACGAAAGCAAGCTTATAGATATTTGGAATTCTGAAGAGTATAAAAGCTTCAGAAACAAGGTAGATGACTATGAATTTTCGCCATGTCATGCCTGTGCTAGTTGTGAGCTTAATAAAGAGAACAAAGAAGACTGTTTTGGGAATACATTCCCAACATGTGGAGGGTGCTTATGGGGGCAAGGGGTAATCCAATGCCCATAG
- a CDS encoding ribonuclease H1 domain-containing protein: protein MAKYYAVRVGRNKGIYKTWAECEAQVKGFSNAVYKKFSTYEEAINFIEDNDERLEDKDIKELGTNEMVAYIDGSFNEETKTYSFGAVIFTVEGKETCSKKERDLNLVDMRNVAGEIAGAKYSMEEAIKRGKDTLYLHYDYMGIEKWATGEWKANKYGTKEYKKYYDSIKDRLKVVFIKIKAHSGNQYNEEADMLAKKALDI, encoded by the coding sequence ATGGCTAAATATTATGCGGTAAGGGTAGGTAGAAATAAGGGTATATATAAAACTTGGGCTGAGTGTGAAGCTCAGGTAAAAGGCTTTTCCAATGCAGTATATAAAAAGTTTTCTACTTATGAGGAAGCAATAAATTTTATTGAAGATAATGATGAAAGGTTAGAAGATAAGGACATAAAAGAGCTAGGAACCAATGAGATGGTTGCCTATATTGATGGAAGTTTTAATGAGGAGACTAAAACCTATAGCTTTGGGGCCGTTATATTTACAGTTGAGGGGAAAGAAACCTGTTCCAAAAAGGAAAGGGATTTAAATTTAGTAGATATGAGGAATGTGGCTGGTGAAATAGCGGGGGCTAAATATTCCATGGAAGAGGCCATAAAAAGGGGAAAGGATACCCTTTATCTACATTATGATTATATGGGAATAGAAAAATGGGCTACTGGGGAATGGAAGGCTAATAAATATGGTACTAAAGAGTATAAAAAGTATTATGATTCCATAAAGGATAGATTAAAGGTAGTATTTATAAAAATAAAGGCCCATTCTGGGAATCAATATAATGAGGAGGCAGACATGCTGGCCAAGAAGGCTTTAGACATATAA
- a CDS encoding phosphoglycerate dehydrogenase — protein MKALITFKYTDEEFKTLKELGYEIIFQDEKDLTFSDDIKDAEVLVCFDPFKKLDIDMLPKLKWIQLLSAGINQVPVDKVLKRNIILTNNRGGYSIPIAEWIVLKTLEMYKNSWEFYKKQENKEWKVDTSLFEIYGETIGFVGTGSIAQEAAKRFEGFGVNIVGVNATGKKAEYFHECYSTNRLNEVVSKWDVLVVAAPYTDKTHHLINEEVFKNIKDGTYLINIARGSIIDEKALIENLKSGKIRKAALDVFEAEPLPKDSPLWDMDNVIISPHNSWASEMNAKRRYEIAYKNMKKYINSEKLINVIDIKKGY, from the coding sequence TTGAAAGCACTTATTACTTTTAAATATACCGATGAAGAGTTTAAGACCTTAAAAGAATTAGGCTACGAAATTATTTTTCAGGATGAAAAGGACCTAACTTTTTCCGATGATATAAAAGATGCTGAAGTTTTGGTTTGTTTTGATCCCTTTAAAAAATTAGATATTGATATGCTACCAAAATTAAAATGGATTCAGCTATTAAGTGCTGGTATAAACCAAGTCCCAGTTGATAAGGTTTTAAAAAGAAATATTATCCTTACCAACAACCGAGGAGGGTATAGCATCCCCATAGCTGAATGGATAGTTCTTAAAACCCTTGAAATGTACAAAAATAGCTGGGAATTTTACAAAAAACAAGAAAATAAAGAGTGGAAAGTGGATACTTCCCTGTTTGAAATTTATGGAGAAACCATAGGCTTTGTAGGTACTGGTTCCATCGCTCAAGAAGCAGCAAAAAGATTTGAAGGTTTTGGAGTTAATATAGTCGGAGTAAATGCTACTGGCAAAAAAGCAGAATATTTTCATGAATGTTACAGTACTAACAGATTAAATGAAGTAGTAAGCAAGTGGGATGTTTTAGTAGTAGCAGCTCCTTATACTGATAAAACTCACCATTTGATAAACGAAGAGGTATTTAAGAATATAAAGGATGGAACCTATTTAATAAACATTGCCCGCGGCAGCATAATAGACGAAAAAGCACTTATTGAAAACCTAAAGTCAGGAAAAATTAGAAAGGCAGCTTTAGACGTATTTGAAGCAGAACCTCTACCAAAAGATAGTCCTCTATGGGATATGGACAATGTAATAATTTCTCCCCATAATTCTTGGGCATCCGAGATGAATGCAAAAAGAAGATATGAAATTGCATATAAGAATATGAAAAAATATATAAATAGCGAAAAGCTAATCAATGTAATAGATATTAAAAAAGGCTATTAA
- a CDS encoding LURP-one-related/scramblase family protein: MRYIIRERIFSIADKFNIEDENGNPQYEVVGKIFSLGNKLYIYDLNGIELIYIEQQVFRLLPEYFIYKEGSLVAKVKQQLTFFKPKFHIESSYGSFTIDGDIFHYSFNILKNGSPIAWINKKWISFSDTYSVEILDDEDQPLILALVIVLDQVFHDGDNNR; this comes from the coding sequence ATGAGGTATATAATTAGAGAGAGAATTTTTTCTATAGCAGATAAATTCAATATTGAAGATGAAAATGGTAACCCTCAATATGAAGTAGTTGGTAAGATTTTTTCTTTAGGAAACAAGCTGTATATCTACGACTTAAATGGAATAGAGCTTATCTATATTGAACAGCAGGTTTTCAGATTATTACCAGAATATTTTATTTATAAAGAGGGTAGTCTTGTAGCCAAGGTTAAACAACAACTTACTTTTTTCAAACCAAAATTCCATATAGAAAGTTCCTATGGCAGCTTTACCATTGATGGAGATATATTCCATTATAGTTTCAATATTCTTAAAAATGGCAGTCCTATTGCCTGGATAAATAAGAAGTGGATATCCTTTTCAGATACCTATTCGGTGGAAATACTAGACGATGAAGACCAACCCCTTATATTGGCTTTAGTCATAGTATTAGATCAGGTATTCCATGATGGAGATAATAATAGATAA
- a CDS encoding leucine-rich repeat protein, whose protein sequence is MEQFNAIFRENIKRFIAYLLVFIMFFSILFPASVIAEEAQTDPEPEFEFLNGEITGYNGTETDVVIPETIGGEAVTAIGNNAFRNKGLTSIIIPNTVKTIGMQAFAQNNLTSIELPGNLTEMGNMAFAKNQLISVILPETLKNIPTGAFYDNQLTSVTIPEGVTHIAKIAFANNQLTSVIIPKSTEYMFSDSFKGNDNINLTYTLLVETLEGSKNIDTKGKTGESVQALKEAITEGEEVNQKPLATLDEVKEVVKKINDAIDALEDESGVKSSIKKIEPLEDIEVSLGTSEYEAKAKLPDKAIIIDSNNQKYKVDVTWLISDYDGNAVGEYTAEGIFELPEGVVQPDPPIELKVIVKIIVKSGEVQDEEWGIEDFTYEGTTITGFSENGKEKFKTNKHIVLLAVNKLGEPITEIGDRAFLGEYSTMKDPKVGINSVKIPDTVEIIGKEAFRYNCLTEIDIPDSVTTIRESAFNGNKLQSLVIPDSVIEIGSGAFTLNEIANLKLSNSLTTIPTAFSYNNLTTVSIPEGVTRIDDLAFSDNQLTEVKFPSTLKYLSGFNNNNFTSITIPENVTELGKRAFARNKITSVTIPGNVKIIGENAFWNTWHDDYLDSVIIEEGVEVIDKYAFSNNKLKDVNLPSSIRALHEKAFYQNEGYDGVVHLYTPNYENKNNLLDSNYHVINPAKIIVKYVFNDEVLKEEQIWKNLLTGEYYRIGDKDVEIIPEYDDNKYELVSNNPVTINLENKETQVVFRCRIKEVVEEVRIKAIDQVTPIVVDYGTPKEMAIRKLPYRTYIIDSKNQAHKVNLTWILEEYNGNIAGEYEAIGTFKLPEGISQSNPETKLEVVGKIIVKDKYAIPVDSEWEIEDFTYEDTTITGFSEKGLEKLTENKVLVLPEVNERGEKITCIGKRAFKNRQLTTVVIPEGLDGLIIEEGAFQDNQIEKVFIPEGVKEIDTYAFKNNRIRYIEFPRTLKKIGNNAFSDNGLICILFSKDTEDIAIDNYSFANNELINVTILKKVRKIAPDAFINNMGNGKDNKVYIYTLSEKNKWFDVSDYFKIITLAVESVEELGAIEVDYGTKIDNVNLPKKITLYLNDGEKVEVNVIWTSKDYDGNKAGEYKFIGSYDLPEGMAGEKPEISIKVVVKEELEQPKEPKEPEFPTETERPVAPEMPKKPQKPVQSEETKKTEQPKKSEELKEEISTEEITFVDLDDVPWAKKAIENLAEKGIVVGFGNNEFRPKDKLTRAQFAAILVRAFNIETTTGHSKFDDVKESHWYYEAVMNLANLKIVSGDGTGNFNPNGNITREQMIKLLIEVINIKYPEYLNTKGNLNGFKDSSTISDWAVEYMEKAVGLGLINGFEDSTIRPKEEATRAQAAVIIDRILSLLK, encoded by the coding sequence ATGGAGCAATTTAATGCAATATTTAGGGAGAATATAAAACGTTTTATTGCATATCTTCTTGTATTTATTATGTTTTTTTCTATTTTATTTCCAGCATCAGTAATTGCTGAAGAAGCTCAAACTGATCCAGAGCCTGAATTTGAGTTTTTAAATGGTGAAATTACTGGATATAATGGGACTGAAACAGATGTAGTTATTCCTGAGACAATTGGTGGAGAAGCTGTTACTGCTATTGGGAATAATGCATTTAGAAATAAAGGGCTTACTTCTATAATAATACCAAATACTGTAAAGACTATAGGTATGCAAGCATTTGCACAGAATAATTTAACTTCAATTGAACTTCCAGGAAATTTGACTGAAATGGGAAACATGGCTTTTGCTAAAAATCAATTAATATCTGTAATACTACCTGAAACTCTAAAGAATATTCCAACAGGAGCTTTTTATGATAATCAACTAACTTCTGTAACAATACCAGAAGGAGTTACGCATATAGCAAAAATTGCATTTGCCAATAATCAACTAACATCAGTTATTATCCCAAAAAGTACAGAATATATGTTTAGTGATTCTTTTAAAGGAAATGACAATATTAACTTAACCTATACTCTATTAGTAGAAACTCTTGAAGGATCAAAAAATATAGATACAAAAGGAAAGACTGGAGAAAGTGTACAGGCATTAAAAGAAGCTATCACAGAAGGAGAGGAAGTAAACCAAAAGCCTTTAGCAACTCTAGATGAAGTAAAAGAGGTAGTTAAAAAGATAAATGATGCTATAGATGCACTAGAAGATGAATCAGGTGTAAAATCAAGCATAAAAAAGATTGAACCCTTAGAAGACATAGAAGTAAGCCTTGGTACAAGTGAATATGAAGCAAAAGCCAAACTACCTGACAAGGCTATTATAATAGATTCAAATAATCAAAAATATAAGGTGGATGTAACTTGGTTAATATCAGACTATGATGGAAATGCTGTAGGTGAATATACTGCAGAAGGAATATTTGAACTTCCAGAAGGAGTGGTTCAACCAGACCCACCAATAGAGTTAAAAGTAATAGTGAAAATAATAGTAAAATCTGGAGAAGTACAAGATGAAGAATGGGGCATAGAAGATTTTACATATGAAGGAACAACTATAACCGGATTTTCTGAAAATGGAAAAGAAAAGTTTAAGACTAATAAACATATAGTTCTACTTGCAGTAAATAAACTGGGAGAGCCAATAACAGAGATAGGAGACAGGGCATTTTTAGGGGAATATAGCACTATGAAAGACCCTAAAGTTGGTATAAACTCTGTAAAAATTCCGGATACAGTTGAAATAATAGGAAAAGAAGCCTTTCGTTATAATTGTTTGACAGAAATTGATATTCCGGATAGCGTAACCACTATAAGAGAATCTGCATTTAATGGGAATAAATTACAATCTTTAGTTATACCAGATAGCGTAATAGAAATAGGAAGTGGAGCATTTACTCTTAATGAGATAGCAAACTTGAAGCTTTCTAATAGTTTAACAACTATACCAACAGCTTTTAGTTATAACAATTTAACTACTGTATCAATTCCAGAAGGTGTAACGAGGATAGATGATTTAGCTTTTAGTGACAATCAATTGACTGAGGTAAAATTTCCAAGTACTTTGAAGTATTTGTCTGGATTCAATAACAACAATTTTACATCTATAACGATTCCCGAAAATGTAACTGAATTAGGGAAAAGGGCTTTTGCTAGAAATAAGATAACTTCTGTAACTATTCCAGGTAACGTTAAGATTATAGGTGAAAATGCATTTTGGAATACTTGGCATGATGATTATTTAGATTCAGTAATTATTGAAGAAGGCGTTGAAGTAATAGACAAATATGCGTTTTCAAACAACAAGTTGAAGGATGTTAATCTACCAAGTAGTATAAGGGCACTTCATGAAAAAGCCTTTTATCAAAATGAAGGATATGATGGCGTAGTTCACCTATATACTCCTAATTATGAAAACAAAAATAACTTACTGGATTCTAATTATCATGTAATTAATCCTGCAAAGATCATTGTTAAATATGTGTTTAATGATGAAGTTCTGAAAGAGGAACAAATATGGAAGAATCTGCTAACTGGAGAGTATTATCGTATAGGAGATAAAGATGTAGAGATAATTCCTGAATATGATGATAATAAGTATGAATTAGTAAGCAACAATCCAGTAACAATTAATTTAGAGAATAAAGAAACACAAGTTGTTTTTCGGTGTAGGATAAAAGAAGTAGTAGAAGAAGTAAGAATTAAAGCAATAGACCAGGTAACACCAATAGTTGTAGATTATGGAACGCCTAAAGAAATGGCCATAAGAAAATTACCATACAGGACTTATATAATAGACTCCAAAAATCAAGCACATAAAGTAAATTTGACTTGGATACTTGAAGAATATAATGGGAATATTGCAGGAGAATATGAAGCAATTGGAACTTTTAAGCTTCCAGAAGGGATAAGCCAATCTAATCCAGAAACCAAGCTAGAAGTAGTTGGAAAGATAATTGTAAAGGATAAATACGCAATTCCAGTTGATAGTGAATGGGAAATAGAGGATTTTACATATGAAGACACAACTATAACTGGTTTTTCAGAAAAAGGATTAGAAAAATTAACTGAAAATAAAGTTCTAGTTTTACCTGAAGTAAACGAAAGAGGAGAAAAAATAACTTGCATAGGGAAAAGAGCATTTAAAAATAGGCAATTGACTACAGTAGTAATTCCCGAAGGTTTAGATGGGTTAATAATAGAAGAAGGCGCTTTTCAGGATAATCAAATAGAAAAAGTATTTATTCCAGAAGGTGTAAAGGAAATAGACACTTATGCATTTAAAAATAATAGAATAAGGTATATAGAATTTCCTAGAACTTTGAAAAAGATAGGAAATAATGCGTTTTCTGATAATGGTTTGATATGTATATTGTTTTCCAAAGATACAGAAGATATAGCGATAGATAATTATTCATTTGCGAATAATGAATTAATTAACGTAACCATACTAAAGAAAGTAAGAAAGATTGCTCCTGATGCATTTATCAATAACATGGGAAACGGTAAGGATAATAAGGTTTATATTTACACATTAAGTGAAAAAAACAAATGGTTTGATGTTTCAGACTACTTTAAAATTATAACATTGGCTGTAGAATCAGTAGAAGAATTAGGAGCAATAGAGGTGGATTACGGGACAAAAATAGATAATGTAAATTTACCAAAAAAAATAACTCTGTACTTAAATGATGGAGAAAAAGTAGAAGTAAATGTAATTTGGACAAGCAAGGACTATGATGGCAATAAAGCTGGAGAATATAAGTTTATAGGTTCTTATGACTTACCAGAAGGCATGGCAGGAGAAAAGCCGGAGATAAGCATTAAAGTAGTAGTAAAAGAAGAGTTGGAACAACCAAAGGAACCTAAAGAGCCAGAATTTCCTACAGAGACTGAAAGACCAGTAGCACCAGAAATGCCAAAAAAACCACAAAAACCAGTACAATCAGAAGAAACTAAAAAAACAGAGCAACCAAAGAAATCAGAGGAGCTTAAAGAAGAGATATCAACAGAAGAAATAACCTTTGTAGATTTAGATGATGTACCTTGGGCTAAAAAAGCAATAGAAAATTTGGCTGAAAAAGGAATTGTTGTAGGATTTGGGAACAATGAATTTAGACCTAAGGACAAACTTACAAGAGCACAATTTGCAGCTATTTTGGTTAGAGCATTTAATATAGAGACAACTACCGGTCACTCTAAATTTGATGATGTCAAAGAAAGTCATTGGTATTATGAAGCAGTAATGAATTTAGCAAATCTAAAAATTGTATCAGGTGACGGTACTGGTAACTTCAATCCAAATGGAAATATAACTCGGGAACAAATGATCAAGTTGTTAATAGAAGTAATAAATATTAAATACCCAGAGTATTTGAATACTAAAGGAAACTTAAATGGGTTCAAAGATAGTTCAACAATTTCTGATTGGGCAGTTGAGTATATGGAAAAGGCTGTAGGCTTAGGCCTAATTAATGGATTTGAAGATTCTACAATAAGACCAAAAGAAGAAGCAACTAGAGCCCAAGCTGCTGTTATAATAGATAGAATTCTTAGTTTATTAAAATAG
- a CDS encoding deoxycytidylate deaminase: MNDRKPWNEYFMEIAEMVATRSTCDRAEVGCLIVNDDNRIVSTGYNGSISGNPHCNDVGHTMRDDHCIATIHAEMNALIYCAKEGISVKDCRVYVTHFPCLNCTKALIQAGIKKIYYKHSYRMDDYAIELLNKNNIPFEKI, encoded by the coding sequence ATGAATGATAGAAAGCCTTGGAATGAATATTTTATGGAGATTGCTGAAATGGTAGCAACACGCTCTACCTGTGATAGAGCAGAGGTTGGATGTTTAATCGTTAATGATGATAATCGGATTGTATCGACCGGATATAATGGATCTATTTCTGGTAATCCCCATTGTAATGATGTAGGACATACTATGAGGGATGACCATTGTATAGCCACCATACATGCAGAAATGAATGCACTTATCTATTGTGCAAAGGAAGGAATATCTGTTAAGGACTGTAGAGTCTATGTAACCCATTTCCCCTGCCTAAATTGCACAAAGGCATTAATACAAGCTGGAATTAAAAAAATCTATTATAAACATAGCTATAGAATGGACGATTATGCCATAGAGCTATTAAACAAAAATAACATTCCTTTCGAAAAAATATAA